Proteins encoded by one window of Channa argus isolate prfri chromosome 13, Channa argus male v1.0, whole genome shotgun sequence:
- the crebzf gene encoding CREB/ATF bZIP transcription factor translates to MITRRRGRITQNTEVQPVEVEVVDAVETAGFPNPPVGFSADEFDTAGIELDDLFEIEDFKWSMERDTASPLFSDELADLRVYKDQDSGIEASTASSPERISTDLKIKNRQNQPSNMNNKNAIAARLNRLKKKEYVGSLEKKVGTLSTENNALKQENSQLTKRVEELEDETRYLRAVLANESMLAQLLSRLSGMNGMKLSSSLFQGSDSNDHDYALPRKRVKVEEKETSGGVCLHVDKNHVSVEFCTKCAESASTSLKIFFQVMVDPP, encoded by the exons ATGATCACCAGAAGAAGAGGCCGAATTACCCAAAACACAGAAGTGCAGCCTGTTGAAGTTGAAGTGGTAGATGCAGTGGAAACTGCAGGTTTCCCGAATCCACCCGTTGGCTTCTCAGCGGATGAGTTTGACACAGCAGGGATAGAGCTAGATGACCTTTTTGAAATTGAAGACTTTAAATGGAGTATGGAAAGAGATACTGCATCCCCACTCTTCAGCGACGAACTGGCTGATCTCAGAGTCTACAAGGACCAAGATTCCGGGATCGAAGCCTCAACTGCCTCATCACCAGAGAGAATATCAACGGACTTGAAGATCAAGAACAGACAAAACCAGCCAAGCAACATGAATAACAAAAATGCCATCGCAGCCAGATTGAATCGTCTCAAGAAGAAAGAATATGTCGGCAGCCTGGAGAAGAAAGTTGGGACCTTGTCGACAGAAAACAACGCGCTCAAACAGGAAAATTCTCAGCTGACCAAGAGAGTGGAAGAATTGGAAGATGAGACCAGGTACCTGAGGGCTGTGCTGGCCAATGAGAGCATGTTAGCCCAGCTCTTGTCCAGACTGAGCGGTATGAATGGGATGAAATTGTCTTCCTCGCTTTTCCAGGGGTCCGACTCAAACGACCACGACTATGCGCTACCCAGGAAGCGTGTGAAAgtggaggagaaagagacaTCTGGTGGCGTGTGTCTGCATGTGGACAAGAACCACGTCTCAGTGGAGTTCTGCACTAAGTGTGCAGAGAGTGCGAGCACATCGCTCAAAAT TTTTTTCCAGGTAATGGTTGATCCACCATGA